The Candidatus Bathyarchaeia archaeon genome includes the window TGCGCTTTGGCCCATAAATTCGCGGAGCGCGATCCAACGGCCCTCCCGGCGAGCGCGGTATTGGATTTCGCGACCATAGGGGGAGCCATGGCGCTGAGGAAGGAGAAGGAGATAGGGAGCGTGGAGGTCGGCAAGAGGGCCGACCTGATACTCTTGGATTTGAGGGCCCCGAACCTCCGCCCCATACATGGGAAGGATACGGTCGTTTCGGACGTGGTCTATTCGGCGAGCGGATTCAACGTGGACACGACCATCGTTGATGGGAGGCCCCTCATGCTCAACCGGGAGCTCCTCACATTGGATAGGGATGAGGTCCTCGAGGAGGCCGAGGAGGCGGCCCTGAGGCTCTTGGAGCGCGGCCGCGGATCGGCTTGAACGGGATGGGCTTTTCAGAACGCTATTCGCCGGCGCGCCCCGAAGCGGCGGATGGGACCAAAACATATAAAAAACCGATGCCTCTCCAGAGGGCCCAAAATTAGAAGATCAGGTGCGAAAAATGCCGAGGTTCAAAACCGTCGCCGATATCCTGAGGATCGCCAAGGATAAGGACCAGATCCGAAAGGCGGATGGGCCCTGAGGGCCCACCGGCCCGGGAGATATAGGCATAATCGCCCACGTCGATCATGGAAAGACGACGATGAGCGATTCCCTCTTGGCCTCCTCGGGATTGCTATCCCCGACGGTTGCCGGGACAGCGCTGGCGCTGGATTATATGGAGGAGGAGCAGAAGAGGCAGATGACGATAAAGGCCGCCAACGTCAGCCTATATCACGAGATGGATGGGAAGCCCTACCTGATAAATCTGATAGATACGCCCGGCCACGTTGATTTCTCGGGCAGGGTGACGAGGTCCCTCAGGGCCATAGACGGCGCCGTGGTGGTGATCGATGCCGTCGAGGAGGTCATGGTGCAGACGGAAACTGTGACGAGGCAGGCCCTTGAGGAGAGGGTCAGGCCCGTCCTTTATATAAACAAAATAGATAGGCTGATAAAGGAGCTGAAGCTGACGCCGATCCAGATCCAGGAGAAGATAGGGAGGATAATAAGCGATTTCAACAACCTCATAAACCTCTACGCCGAGCCGGAGTTCAAGGAGAAATGGAAGGTCAGCTTCACGACGAACACTGTGGCCATGGGCGCCGCAAAGGATGGATGGGGCTTCACGTCCGAGACGGCCCAAAGGGCGGGCATAAAGTTCTCCGACGTCGTCGATGCCTATGAGAACAACAAGGTCGATGAGCTGAAGAAGAAGGTCCCGCTCCATGAGGCGGTCCTGAACATGGTCGTCGATGCCATGCCGCCGCCTCATGTGGCGCAGAAATATAGGATCCAGAAGATATGGCGCGGGGATATAAACAGCGAGGTTGGCCAAGCGATGATGAACTGCGACGACAACGGCCCGGCGGTCATGAGCGTTTCGAACATAGTGGTGGATCCGCATGCGGGCATAGTCGCCACTGGGAGGCTCTTCTCCGGGACCCTACACGAGGGCGATCAGGTATATTTGATAGGGGCCAAGACGCAGGCTAGGATCCAGCAAGTTTGCATTTATATGGGGCCGCATAGGGAGATCGTCGGATCCCTAACGGCCGGCAACATACCAGCCCTGTTGGGTTTGGAGGCGGCGAGGGCCGGGGAGACTATATCGACGATCAGGGATATTGTGCCCTTCGAGGCCGTCAAATATGTGACGGAGCCCGTGGTGACGATAGCGGTCGAGCCGAAGCACAGCCGGGACCTCCCGAAGCTCGTCGACGTCCTCAAGAAGCTCTCGATAGAGGATCCCAACTTGGTGACGACGATAAACGAGGAAACGGGGGAGTATCTAATATCGGGCATGGGGACTCTGCATCTGGAGATAGCGACGACGCTCATCCAGAAGACGGGTCTAGAGATAGTGACCTCGAAGCCCATAGTGATCTATAGGGAGAGCGTCAGGGGCCGAGCCGGGCCATTCGAGGGCAAATCCCCCAACAAGCACAACAGGATCTACATAAGCGTTGAGCCCCTCGATGAGGAGATAATCGATATGATCAGGACGGGCAAGATAAACGAGTACATGGATCGCCACGAGATGGCCAAAGTACTCAGGGAAAAGGGCTGGCCGACGGAGGAGGCAAGGGGCGTTTGGAGCGTTGACGAGGGCGGCAACATGCTGATAGATTTGACGAAGGGGGCCCAATACCTTCACGAGGCGAAGGACATGATCATCTCCGGATATAGGTGGGGCATAAAGGAGGGCCCCATAGCCTATGAACGGGTCAGGGGCTTGAAGGTCATCATAAACGACGTCCAGCTCCACGAGGACCCAGTCCACAGGGGCCCGGCCCAAATAATGCCCATGACGCGAAGGGCGCTCTTCGCCGCGATCCTATCGGCGGACCCATGCCTCATGGAGCCGATACAGAAGATAACGGTGAAAATACCGCCGGAGCTCATGGGCGAGGTGACGAGCATAATAAGCCAGAAGAGGGGGAAGGTCGTATCGGTCGAGCAGAAGGGCCATCTGGTCTACGTGATCGGGGAAATTCCAACGGCGGAGACGTTCGACCTATCCGAGGTCATGAGGAGCGCCACGGCCGGAAGGGCCTTCTGGGGCCTTGAGTTCCTGAGATGGGCTCCGGTCCCGGCATCGCTCTTCAACGGCATAGTCCAAGAGATAAGGAAGAGGAAGGGGTTGCCCCCGGAGCCGCCGACGCCGAAGGATTTCATGGAGATGTGATCCGAAAAACGCCATAATTTCCAAAAACAAGGGTATTGAACATTTGAAGTTCGCATGGGCCCCTTGGCCCCCCATTTGAGACCCTCTAAAAAGGCCTTTCAAACCCAATGAAGGCCGATGGAACGCGGTGGCATCGGGATCGGGTCCCCACATCATTCCATCAATAGTTGC containing:
- a CDS encoding elongation factor EF-2 translates to MIAHVDHGKTTMSDSLLASSGLLSPTVAGTALALDYMEEEQKRQMTIKAANVSLYHEMDGKPYLINLIDTPGHVDFSGRVTRSLRAIDGAVVVIDAVEEVMVQTETVTRQALEERVRPVLYINKIDRLIKELKLTPIQIQEKIGRIISDFNNLINLYAEPEFKEKWKVSFTTNTVAMGAAKDGWGFTSETAQRAGIKFSDVVDAYENNKVDELKKKVPLHEAVLNMVVDAMPPPHVAQKYRIQKIWRGDINSEVGQAMMNCDDNGPAVMSVSNIVVDPHAGIVATGRLFSGTLHEGDQVYLIGAKTQARIQQVCIYMGPHREIVGSLTAGNIPALLGLEAARAGETISTIRDIVPFEAVKYVTEPVVTIAVEPKHSRDLPKLVDVLKKLSIEDPNLVTTINEETGEYLISGMGTLHLEIATTLIQKTGLEIVTSKPIVIYRESVRGRAGPFEGKSPNKHNRIYISVEPLDEEIIDMIRTGKINEYMDRHEMAKVLREKGWPTEEARGVWSVDEGGNMLIDLTKGAQYLHEAKDMIISGYRWGIKEGPIAYERVRGLKVIINDVQLHEDPVHRGPAQIMPMTRRALFAAILSADPCLMEPIQKITVKIPPELMGEVTSIISQKRGKVVSVEQKGHLVYVIGEIPTAETFDLSEVMRSATAGRAFWGLEFLRWAPVPASLFNGIVQEIRKRKGLPPEPPTPKDFMEM